The Chloracidobacterium sp. genome window below encodes:
- a CDS encoding protein kinase gives MKRCVLCGKEFDDNMRFCPFDGGALDAVESDALIGRTLDGKYHIEAKIGEGGMGSVYRARHVLMDIPLAIKVLHPSLVSDATSVARFQREAQAMARIRHANAIAVSDFGITDDQINYIVMELFEGESLRKVLEREKKLPYTTAIAVARQVCGALEAAHRSGVIHRDIKPENIFVSPQPDGSYFVKVIDFGIAKIVTDTSKGGPPLTRQGMIIGSPHYLSPEQCTGQELDARSDIYSLGIVLFEMLTGRVPFTAVTPVAVALLHANEPPPSLRSLNPEIPEALDRLVMRALAKSKADRPASAQEFAEELERVARLVSPSFDPVTPLVEKILTASVTPRNGPPPASESARRPAATEPTPTEGQSRVVGAAAEGTSSAGYTWTGGSLATYGQTSTDTETRLRWVVAAVVVAVAVILGFLLYIFS, from the coding sequence ATGAAGCGCTGCGTTCTCTGCGGCAAGGAATTCGACGACAACATGCGGTTTTGTCCGTTTGACGGCGGCGCTTTGGATGCGGTGGAAAGCGACGCCCTAATCGGCCGTACGCTCGATGGGAAATACCACATCGAGGCTAAAATTGGCGAAGGCGGGATGGGGTCTGTGTATCGCGCGCGCCACGTCTTGATGGATATTCCGCTTGCGATCAAAGTACTACATCCGTCATTGGTTTCCGACGCCACTTCCGTCGCGCGCTTTCAACGCGAGGCACAAGCGATGGCGCGAATTCGGCACGCGAACGCCATCGCCGTCAGCGACTTCGGCATCACGGACGATCAAATCAACTACATCGTCATGGAACTGTTTGAAGGGGAGTCGCTGCGGAAGGTTCTCGAGCGAGAGAAAAAGCTGCCATACACCACCGCCATTGCTGTTGCGCGTCAGGTGTGCGGGGCGTTGGAAGCGGCCCACCGTAGTGGAGTTATCCACCGCGACATCAAGCCGGAAAACATTTTCGTCTCTCCTCAACCTGATGGGTCGTACTTTGTCAAAGTCATTGACTTCGGCATCGCCAAGATTGTGACGGACACCTCGAAGGGCGGCCCGCCGCTGACCCGCCAAGGCATGATCATCGGCTCGCCGCACTATTTGTCGCCGGAGCAATGCACCGGGCAGGAACTGGACGCCCGCTCGGATATCTACTCGCTGGGCATCGTCCTCTTTGAAATGCTGACCGGACGAGTGCCGTTCACAGCGGTGACGCCGGTGGCGGTCGCCCTGCTGCATGCAAACGAGCCGCCGCCAAGCCTACGAAGCCTGAACCCCGAAATCCCGGAGGCGCTTGACCGACTGGTGATGCGCGCGTTGGCGAAGTCCAAGGCTGACCGGCCGGCCAGCGCACAGGAGTTTGCCGAGGAACTGGAACGAGTCGCACGACTCGTCAGTCCATCGTTTGACCCGGTGACGCCGCTGGTGGAGAAAATCCTAACCGCCTCCGTCACGCCGCGTAACGGACCGCCGCCCGCCTCCGAGTCGGCCCGGCGTCCAGCCGCCACCGAGCCTACTCCGACCGAGGGTCAATCTCGGGTCGTCGGCGCAGCAGCAGAGGGCACCTCGTCGGCGGGTTACACTTGGACAGGGGGCAGCTTGGCGACATACGGTCAAACTTCTACCGACACCGAGACGCGGCTGCGCTGGGTGGTGGCGGCGGTTGTCGTCGCAGTTGCCGTTATCCTTGGCTTCCTGTTGTACATCTTTTCGTAA
- the thrB gene encoding homoserine kinase: MAARSFEICVPASTANLGPGFDTMGLALSLYLRVRGRVRLEAADWRLSAAGRHAAGIPLDPEENLICRVARHTAARAYVNLPPLDLHIINDIPLGSGLGSSAAAIIAGVALVEAVTGMEFAQSELLRHAMVFENYTDNLAPARYGGWITSCGRANGTPILFHRTFPSDIHLIIVTPDFALPTEQMRAILPDAIPRAEAIFQMQHVMMFIGALEHRRYDLLREAMRDHLHQPYRAPYVPGLTEILELDCDGLWATALSGAGPSALALASHNLDGIAAAMQACFARHGHQSEVYHPRIETTGRTIRYLRPEEELRPAATTTATTTAG, encoded by the coding sequence ATGGCGGCGCGAAGTTTTGAGATTTGTGTTCCGGCGTCAACCGCCAACCTAGGCCCTGGCTTCGACACGATGGGACTGGCCCTTAGCCTGTACCTTCGGGTGCGGGGACGAGTCCGACTGGAGGCCGCCGACTGGCGACTATCGGCGGCCGGCCGGCATGCGGCCGGCATCCCGCTTGACCCTGAAGAAAACCTCATCTGCCGTGTCGCCCGCCACACGGCGGCGCGCGCCTACGTCAATTTACCGCCGCTTGACCTGCACATCATCAACGACATTCCACTTGGCAGCGGACTGGGCAGCAGCGCTGCCGCTATTATCGCCGGAGTAGCCCTCGTGGAAGCCGTCACTGGCATGGAGTTCGCCCAGAGCGAGTTGTTACGCCATGCCATGGTGTTTGAAAACTACACGGACAACCTTGCTCCGGCGCGCTACGGCGGTTGGATTACGTCTTGTGGACGCGCCAACGGAACACCGATTCTGTTTCACCGCACTTTCCCGTCGGACATCCACCTAATCATCGTCACGCCGGACTTTGCGTTGCCGACCGAACAGATGCGGGCGATTCTGCCTGACGCCATCCCGCGCGCCGAAGCGATTTTCCAGATGCAGCATGTGATGATGTTTATCGGCGCACTGGAACACCGGCGCTACGATCTGTTGCGCGAGGCGATGCGCGACCACCTGCACCAGCCTTACCGAGCACCGTATGTGCCGGGTTTGACCGAGATTTTGGAACTTGATTGCGACGGCCTATGGGCAACGGCGCTGAGCGGCGCTGGCCCGTCGGCGCTGGCGCTAGCGTCACACAACTTAGACGGTATCGCTGCGGCCATGCAGGCCTGTTTTGCCCGCCATGGCCATCAGTCGGAGGTGTACCATCCCCGCATTGAAACTACTGGGCGGACGATTCGCTATCTGCGCCCGGAGGAAGAACTCCGCCCTGCCGCAACGACGACAGCGACCACAACGGCGGGCTGA
- a CDS encoding alpha/beta hydrolase, which yields MPFLDTDGVRLYVQVVGDKGLPIIFVNGWAATCRMWSPLVERLSKLHRCVLYDPRGTGRSLATTLGVSFEVEDAVADLHAVLRYVSGWDAHVVGQGIGAVVGLLAARERPQNFSSLTLIGTECPPPPSGSDREVETDLLLMQARILLQEAATIPYVRQLLLWRYRRVPEPYRTDLYEDFAATDPRAAYGLARSVRDVVIRTRFWDALRHVPLPILLVRGAFDDVLPSTVHRAMFDRIQRGQTATVRDAGHLPTLEYPDECAALLVNFFRTESLPAYRP from the coding sequence ATGCCCTTTCTGGATACAGACGGTGTTCGGCTCTACGTGCAGGTCGTCGGCGACAAGGGACTCCCGATCATTTTTGTCAACGGCTGGGCGGCGACCTGCCGGATGTGGTCGCCACTGGTCGAGCGGTTGTCCAAGCTGCACCGGTGCGTGCTGTATGACCCGCGCGGTACGGGACGGTCACTGGCTACGACGCTGGGTGTGAGCTTTGAGGTTGAGGATGCCGTCGCCGACTTACACGCCGTTCTCCGGTATGTTAGCGGTTGGGACGCCCATGTGGTCGGACAGGGCATTGGCGCTGTTGTGGGGCTGCTGGCCGCTCGTGAGCGCCCCCAGAACTTTTCTTCGCTGACCTTGATCGGGACGGAATGCCCGCCGCCGCCGTCCGGATCGGATCGCGAGGTGGAAACCGATCTATTGCTGATGCAGGCGCGAATCCTCTTGCAGGAAGCGGCGACCATCCCCTACGTCCGCCAACTGTTGCTGTGGCGCTACCGACGTGTACCGGAACCATATCGAACCGACCTTTACGAAGACTTTGCTGCGACCGACCCGCGCGCTGCCTATGGGTTAGCCCGATCCGTCCGGGACGTGGTGATCCGGACTCGTTTTTGGGACGCCCTGCGCCACGTTCCGCTGCCTATTTTGCTCGTGCGCGGCGCTTTCGACGACGTACTGCCTTCCACAGTCCACCGCGCCATGTTCGATCGTATCCAACGCGGACAAACGGCGACGGTGCGCGACGCCGGACACCTGCCAACGCTGGAATACCCGGACGAGTGCGCCGCATTGCTGGTGAACTTTTTCCGTACGGAGTCGTTGCCCGCCTACCGCCCCTAA
- a CDS encoding sodium-translocating pyrophosphatase — protein MQYAVIFGLTVIALGFAAFLAKNVLALETGTEAMRKISDAIKEGAEAFLRRQNVTIAYLAVALAALIFILYAFVRTPSMNDPVKDPRVLALVTVVSFLLGATCSVASGYIGMWISIRANIRTAAAALTSLNGALQAALRGGAVAGLLVVALSLLGVAGLFAVVNLLNLTDTSKIPLLIAGYGFGASFVALFAQLGGGIYTKAADVGADLVGKVEAGIPEDDPRNPAVIADLVGDNVGDCAGRGADLFESMAAENIGALILASSLFTANVTAFEKSQQLGVLLYPLVVGAFGLLASMVGVMVVRTDEKADPMKALNRGFYLTCVLATAGFFVASKWLLASAAAPNAYLSFFGCGVVGILTSLAFVFITQYYTEYRYRPVKSIADASKTGPATNVIVGIAVGLESTAIPVIVISIAVLTSYYLGMNSGFAKAGLFGTAVATMGMLGTAGYILAMDTFGPITDNAGGIVEMSEQPDEVREKTDRLDAVGNTTKALTKGYAVGSAALAAFLLFSAYLDEVRSYWPFTYGPTLERIDLAKPEVFIGAMIGAMLVMLFASLAIKAVGAVAQEVITEVRRQFKSNPGIMKGTSKPDYGHCVDIVTRGALKQMVLPGALVVLTPVVVGVVFRQIYISQGMSSVSATGAEVVGGLLLIGTIVGILMALFLNNGGGAWDNAKKYIETGAYGGKRSDAHKAAVVGDTVGDPFKDTAGPSLHVLIKLLATITLVMAPLFI, from the coding sequence ATGCAGTATGCCGTCATTTTTGGACTCACCGTGATCGCGCTCGGCTTTGCCGCTTTTCTCGCCAAAAACGTGCTAGCGCTCGAAACGGGAACGGAAGCAATGCGAAAAATTTCCGACGCCATCAAGGAAGGTGCGGAAGCCTTCCTGCGGCGTCAAAATGTAACGATTGCTTATTTGGCTGTGGCGTTGGCAGCCTTGATTTTTATCCTCTACGCCTTCGTCCGCACGCCCAGCATGAACGATCCCGTCAAGGACCCGCGCGTACTGGCGCTTGTTACGGTGGTTTCGTTTTTGCTTGGAGCGACCTGTTCAGTGGCGTCGGGCTACATTGGCATGTGGATTTCAATTCGCGCCAACATCCGCACGGCGGCGGCAGCGCTGACAAGTCTCAACGGCGCGCTTCAGGCAGCGCTGCGGGGCGGAGCGGTGGCAGGCCTGCTCGTGGTGGCGCTCTCGCTGCTTGGCGTCGCCGGGCTTTTCGCCGTGGTGAACCTGCTCAACCTCACCGACACGAGCAAGATACCATTGCTTATTGCAGGCTATGGCTTTGGGGCGTCGTTTGTGGCGCTGTTTGCGCAGTTAGGCGGCGGCATCTACACCAAGGCGGCGGACGTGGGCGCGGATTTGGTCGGCAAGGTTGAGGCCGGCATCCCAGAAGACGACCCACGCAATCCGGCCGTCATCGCCGATTTGGTCGGTGACAATGTTGGAGACTGCGCTGGACGCGGCGCGGACCTGTTTGAATCCATGGCGGCGGAAAACATCGGCGCGCTGATTTTGGCGTCATCGCTGTTTACGGCGAATGTGACCGCATTTGAAAAGTCTCAGCAGTTAGGCGTTTTGCTGTATCCGCTGGTAGTCGGCGCCTTCGGGCTGCTAGCTTCGATGGTGGGCGTGATGGTGGTGCGGACGGATGAAAAGGCCGACCCGATGAAGGCGCTCAACCGAGGCTTCTACCTAACCTGCGTGCTTGCGACGGCCGGGTTTTTCGTGGCGTCGAAGTGGCTGCTGGCGAGCGCGGCCGCGCCAAACGCCTACCTGAGCTTTTTCGGCTGTGGCGTCGTCGGGATTTTGACCTCGCTGGCGTTTGTCTTCATCACACAGTACTACACCGAATATCGCTACCGGCCGGTGAAATCCATCGCTGACGCTTCCAAGACCGGCCCCGCCACGAACGTCATCGTAGGCATCGCGGTCGGTTTAGAGTCCACGGCTATCCCGGTCATTGTGATTTCCATCGCCGTCCTAACTTCGTACTACCTTGGGATGAATTCCGGTTTCGCTAAGGCGGGTCTTTTTGGGACGGCGGTGGCGACGATGGGGATGCTGGGGACAGCCGGCTATATTCTTGCTATGGACACCTTCGGACCCATCACGGACAACGCCGGCGGCATTGTAGAAATGTCGGAGCAACCGGATGAGGTGCGCGAGAAAACCGACCGCCTCGACGCCGTTGGCAATACGACCAAGGCGCTGACCAAGGGCTACGCAGTCGGCTCAGCGGCACTGGCGGCATTCCTGTTGTTTTCCGCTTATCTGGACGAAGTGCGCAGTTACTGGCCCTTCACCTACGGCCCGACGCTGGAACGGATTGATTTGGCCAAGCCGGAGGTGTTCATCGGCGCGATGATTGGCGCAATGCTCGTGATGCTCTTTGCCTCATTGGCCATCAAGGCGGTGGGTGCGGTGGCGCAGGAAGTCATTACGGAAGTGCGGCGGCAGTTCAAGAGCAACCCCGGCATCATGAAGGGGACAAGCAAGCCGGACTACGGCCACTGTGTGGACATTGTGACGCGCGGCGCGCTCAAGCAAATGGTTCTGCCGGGCGCATTGGTTGTCCTGACGCCGGTTGTTGTCGGGGTTGTCTTTCGTCAGATTTACATCTCACAGGGCATGTCCTCGGTCAGTGCCACGGGTGCGGAAGTCGTCGGTGGGTTGCTTCTGATCGGGACGATTGTTGGCATTCTGATGGCGTTGTTTTTGAACAACGGCGGCGGCGCGTGGGACAACGCCAAGAAGTACATTGAAACCGGCGCTTACGGCGGCAAGCGGAGCGACGCCCACAAAGCGGCCGTTGTGGGCGATACGGTGGGCGACCCGTTCAAGGATACGGCCGGGCCGTCACTGCACGTGCTCATCAAACTGCTGGCGACGATTACGCTGGTGATGGCGCCGCTGTTTATCTGA